The stretch of DNA gggacacaagctgccccttcccccggaCACAACAGGCACCTGCCCCTCTGGGCTGGCACAGCTGGGTAGTTCTGCACATGGTGCTGCCACCAAggaaccctggagtcctgcccATCCCTGGGCAGCTGCTTCTTACCCGAGCCCCTGTATGTCcattgccccctgcccccatgaaTTTTCACTCCCCGTCTCTCACTTTAGtatcccacaccccctgctgtgcccctcAGCCCTCCGCCGGCAGAGGGGGGACGCTGGCcaaggaggagaggaggcaggcATAGATCTCGATGCCCCGCAGGAAGACTTGTTCGTTGAGGTACTCGTTGTGGTCGTGCAGCAGTACCGGGGTGTGGTTCATGGGGGAGAAGCCGAGGGCCGGGTGACCAGCCTGCAAAGCAGTGAAAGGGGAAGTCACTGCCTCCACACAGAGCCTAGCAGCCGTATCAAACTATATGGGGTCCAAGGAGTGGGGAACcaatgagggggtggggctggactgAGCCACCTGCAAACAGGAGATCAAGCTGTGTATTCCTCGCCCCCCACTGACATTCAACCCTGTGTGGTGCCCCCTCCTGGCCAGCCCCGGCATTACTGCATTCCCACCCTTCACTGGCCCTGGCCCTTGTCCCATGCTGGCCTGaactgcggggggccgtgccagAGTCTGCAGTGGGAGGTCTGGCTCATTCAAGCAGGGGGGCTCCCATGcagcagggcagaggtgggcagcGATCTTCTCTTTTACCAGGTTGGCACCAACCAGACCCCACATTCTCACCGCTGGGAAAGCAGCTTCCCCTCAAccatccctgggctccttcccagccccactgcctcaatacccccacccccatatatCTGAGACCGTCCTAGCTGAAGCCCCCAAGGACACTGTTTCCTTAAGAAGAAACAATGTTTGTAGCGGGCCGGGCAcaaggcactactgtaatacagttAACCAATGGGAAGGATAATAATACAGAACATTTACAGAGCAGTGCTAGCCAGAGACTCTCAAAGCACTTCCTGACAGCAGGTcagttcccattttacaggtggggaaactgaggcacgggggcgTAACCTGCTCTAGGGAATCGGTGGCaggggcaggaatagaacccaggagccctgactctcagGCCAAGGCCATCCTAACTAGATAATGGAGCAGAGTCAGAGACCAATTAAATTAAGATagagagcaagagaaagaaaaagggggtggggaagaggccggAGGAGAGGATGGGAGAACCAGGGAgacccagccagaacctgcaGGACGGGCAGtgggcagggaaggaggcagaccGGGGGGAGGCGCCAGCACTCACTGCTCGGATAAAGCGGCTGTCTGTGCTGGCCGGGAAGATCTCACACTTCAGCGTAATGTGCCTGTCAACAGAGACAGAGCCCGGGTGAGACACACTCCCAGTGCAGCTATTCTCTCCCCTGCCACGGGGAGCCAGGGCCTGatggggaggcagggacagagggCAACCccatgcagcagagctggggagggccaTGTTTAGCTTGCCCTTGCACCCCAGGCCTGGCTGAGAGGCATCCGCTTTTGCAGAGCTTCCAAGCCCCTAGATGAGCCCAGCCTGCCGGCACTGTGCCAGCGGCGTGGCTGGGGGATAGCCATTTGTCATAGAaccacagaagattagggttggaagagacctcaggagatcatctagtccaaccccctgctcaaagcaggaccaatccccaactaaatcatcccagccagggctttgtcaagccggccttaaaaacctctaagggtggaaattccaccacctccctaggtaacccattccagtgcttcaccaccctcctagtgaaatagtgtttcctaatatccaacctaaaccttccccactgcaacttgagaccattgcttcttgttctgtcatccgctaccactgagaacagtcgagctccatcctctttgtaaccccccttcaggtagttgaaggctgctatcaaatccctcactcttctcttctgcagactaaataagacggttacttaccttctgtaactgttgttcttcgagatgtgttgttcacgtccattccacattaggtgtacgcgcgccgcgtgcacgaacgtcggaaactttttccctcagcggctcccgtcgggcccgcagggtctcccttcccgccagagcggcgccccgccctagcgtatatatatccctgccggcccgaccctccctcagttccttcttgccggtgactccgacagaggggaaggagggtgggaagtgtaatggacgtgaacaacacatctcgaagaacaacagttacagaaggtaagtaaccgtcttttcttcttcgagtgcttgttcacgtccattccacattaggtgactcacaagcttaccattggaggagggtaggagtcaaggaataactgattgaagcaccgccctgccgaccatcgcgtcatctctggtttgatggtggatcgcgtagtgggctgtgaaggtatgcaccgacgaccaggtggctgccttgcagatctcctggagcgggacctgcgccaagaaggccgtcgaggacgcttgggccctagtagagtgagccctgatctgaggtgcaggcatgttggcgagctcatagcacgtgcgtatgcaaagcacgatccacgccgacaggcgttgcatcgaaataggctggcccttcattcgttccgcaatggccacaaacagttgagtcgatttgcggaaaggcctggtacggtctagatagaaagccaacgcccgccgaacatcgagggtatgcaggctacgatggcttgggtccgtatggggcttggggaagaacaccggcaaacagatgtcctgccccatgtgaaaactcgtgaccactttagggaggaatttagggtgaggtctaagctgcaccttatccttatgaaagacagtataaggaggctccgaggtgagggccctcagctccgataccctcctagccgaggtgacggccacgagaaacgcgaccttccatgaaaggtgcatgagggagcaagaggccaggggctcaaagggcggccccatgagcttagtgaggaccagattgaggtcccatgggggtataggtgggcgtgagtaggggaacatcctctccagccccttgaggaatcggactacagtggggttggagaacatGGACATCCCCGattcccccgggtgaaacgccgatatggcggctagatgcaccttaacagaagcgggggcgaggccttgatgcttgaggtgcagcaagtagtccagaatcagtggtatcgaggcctgcaagggctggatgtgctgaggcccacaccatagggagaagcatttccacttggcaaggtaggtcgcccttgtggagggtttcctactaccaaggaggatttgctggacctcctgagagcacctgtgctccacctcacttagccagagagaagccatgccgtgagatgcagcgatggcaggttcgggtggagcaggcgacctcggtcttgtgtgatgaggtcgtgatggagggggagggctatcggagtggtcacggacagttccaagagagttgtgaaccagtgttgtcgtggccacgccggggcgatgagaatgaccgtcgccttgtccctgcgggtttttaggaggaccctgtggatgagtgggaacggggggaaggcgtaccgcaggctcccgccccacgggattgcaaaggcgtctgCCAGAGAGCCcagactgcggttctggaaggagcaaaactgcgggcactggctgttgtccatggtggcaaacagatctacctggggaaacccccacctcaggaagattgaacggaggatgtcccgtctcagcctccactcgtgcatgagataggaccggctgagacggtccgccagcccgttcaggaccccggggagatatgcagcctggaggtgtactgaatgggctatgcagaagtcccagaggaggagcgcctcgcgacagaggggagaggaccgggacccgccctgcttgtttatgtaaaacatagcgatagtgttgtccgtcagaactgacacgccgtgacctcttatggtggcgtgaaaggtctggcaggcgaggcgaaccgccctcagctccttcaggttgatgtgaagcaactgttcctccctggaccacaagccctgagtgcgcaggtcccctaggtgcgccccccaacccaggtctgacgcgtctgtcactaacgtcagaactggttgcggggcagcgaacgggacccccgcacagacttgctgttgatcgagccaccaacggagggcgctcgatacccgagccgggatcgtgacgaccatgtccaacgggtcgctgttggggcgatatacctgggccaaccacaactgcagaggccggagcctgaggcgggcgtgtccgactacgtgggtgcatgccgccatgtgccccaagagttgtaagcaacatctggccgtggtcgtggggaatctctgaatggaggtcacggcctcctggatagccaggaatcgcgatacgggaagactcgcccatgccgccaccgagtccaggactgcccctatgaactccagtctctgtgtggggactagtgaggacttgggcacattgactaaCAGGCCGAGTTCGCGGAATACTTGTAGCGCCAGTGCCACGTGGGCGCGAACCTCTGTCTCTGagcggcccgccaggagccaatcgtctaggtacgggtagacgcgcatccgccttttccgaaggaaggccgccaccacggacatgcatttcgtgaagacacgtggggccgttgccaggccgaagggcaagaccgtaaactgGAAATgacgctgctggatagtgaagcgcaggaaccgtcggtgggccgggcggatagcgatgtgaaagtaagcgtctttcatatcaagggcagcgtaccaatcccccggatccagggaaggaatgatggtaccaagggagaccatacgaaaacgtggtttttgcaagtacttgttcagcttgcgaaggtccaggataggacggaggccccctttcgctttgggaatgaggaagtatctggaatagaacccttttcctctgagatcccgaggaacctcttccaccgccgcTACCgcgaggagggtctgtacctcctgcatgaggagttgctcgtgagaggggtccctgaagagggacgggggtggtgggtgggagggagggggcgaggagaactggagggtatagcctgactctaccgtgcgcaggacccaatggtctgatgttatatgagACCAGGcatggaaaaaatgggacaggcggtccctgaaacacaggggaggaacCGGAGAAGAGataggtacgctgtcctcgatcgcatcttCAACATCCCTGcttatttcccggctgcggcttattgtggaatggacatgaacaagcactcgaagaagaaaagacggttacttaccttctgtaactgttgttcttcgagatgtgttgttcacgtccattacacttaaCTATTAACGAACTGATAACTATCACTAAtcactatgctaagggacactctcagacgagagatagagttgttccaacgtcgccacgggcggtaagaaggaactgagggagggtcgggccggcagggatatatatacgctagggcggggtgccgctctggcgggaagggagaccctgcgggcccgacgggagccgctgagggaaaaagtttccgacgttcatgcacgcggcgcgcgtacacctaatgtggaatggacgtgaacaagcactcgaagaagaaaaccacaattccctcagcctctcctcgtaagtcatgtgccccagccccctgatcattttcgttgccctctgctggactctctccaatttgtccacaacctttctgtagtggggggccctaacctggacgcaatactccaggtgtggcctcaccagtgccgaatagaggggaataatcacttcccttgatctgctggcaatgctcctactaatacagcccaatatgccgttggccttcttggcaacaagggcacactgctgattcatatccagcttctcgtccactgtaatccccaggtccttttctgcatgaGAGTCATACTCACATGTCTCTGCAGGCCCCACTGAATGCCTTCCACCACGGGTCGGACTCCTCGATGCAGGTCGCCGTCTGATCCATATATTTCTACACCAAAGGAAAGAGGGGAGAGTGTTAAATCTTcctggtgggggggtggagggaggaggctgGGGTGGCGGCAGAGCAAGGGGGGTGGGAGGCCGAGAGGCTCGGGGGCAGCGTGGGGCAGGAAGGTGGGGGTCCAACTGGGACGGGCTGCACAGGGAGGGTGAGGGCATGGAGGTGCCCAGCCAAGTTACACACACCCAAGCAGATTTCAAGGGGCGGCTCCAAGCCCAGTTCCTCAGTTCCATGCCGTACCTGGTAGAACTTGTAGGTGACACCCTCTCCAGCTGCCCGGCACCAGACTGTGAGCTGCTCCTCAAATGCCTGCAGGAGAGGGGGCAAACCAACAGGGGGGCGTGAGCGAGGGGGGGTTCTCTCTCGGGTCCACGCCATCAGCCCTTGTTCTGCCTCTCTTCTGGCGGGCACTGCTGTGGTGATGGCTGACAGATCAAGATCTCCCCCAAACCTGGGGGAAtgtgcaccccaccccctccctggggGAACGGGACCCCGGCCAGAGCGGGCACCGTACCTGCAAGTTGACAGTGGGCGGGATGCGGATGTCGAAGCCGGCGGACAGCTCCGAGGGCACCACATTGAAGGAGACGCCCCCGCTCAGCATGGTCATGTTGAGGGAGGTGACATCGCCCAGGGTGAGGTGCTCGTCACACTTCaatctgcgggggggggggagaggggtcatACTCAGCGTCTGTGATCTGTGTCTGTTGGAGCCTTTCAGCCCCAACTACTCCCCTGGGAAAGGACTCTGCACCCAGACCAAGGGGAAGGCAGAGCTAGGTCCAGAGATATGCCtcgcctgggctggggccatcAATGTGACATCCACGTGCACTGACACACAGTGCCAGGACACGCGTGGGTCACTGGGACGGACACGCTCTCTGCCACGTGGAGCCAGGCCCTGGATCCTGCCCTCACAACAATGCTCCCTGTGTCCTCTGCCTGGATCTTAAAGCACCCTACTGAGATCAGTGTATGAACCCTCACGCCCCACCCACTCCAGGAGGCAAGTCAGGATAATCACAGCCATTTcccagatgggaaaactgaggcacagagcagtgataTGACTCGCCCCAGGACACAGAGggagtccatggcagagctgaggacagaacccaggagtcctgagtccccgGCCTGTGTGTGCATCCCTAACCCATCCTCTGGAGCTAGGACGTCCACCTTCTCCCTGCAGACCAAACGAGCCACAGGTTTCATGCAGCGCTGCCTCTTACCTCTGCTTCTCACTCTCTCTGAACTGCAGGAGGGAGGTGATCACTCTGTTCTGTGGTGGGAACAGGGGGTGTCAGTGTCCTGACCAGCGTATTATAGCTACATCCCGGCTCTCCCAGATGCCTGCACCATCAGGGCAAGCAGCTCTGCCCTtcacccagggctgcccagaaacAAACCAACCAGCTCCCACACAGGAGCCACAAGGGGCGCTCTGActgagagaggctggggctgacatagccaggagctccccccaaagccagtgctcctgccccactcctcatagtgccccctgctggcagaggctggggtTGGAATGGCAGGGATCTCCCCTGCACCCGGGAACTCTACACCATTCCTTGCTAGAGAGAAGCTGATGGTCTCTCCCTTGGTGCAAGAGGACTGCAATTCACTCTCTGTCACACTCACTTGCCCTTCCTGCCGAGAGGGCAGGTGGGTGAAGCCAGGGTGGGTGGCACTGcaagcccctcaccccccagaagAGGGCGCCCTCTCTTACCAACTTCTCAGCAGCCGTGTTCTCAATGAACTGGGATCCATGGCCTGGGTTCCCCTCGCATTTGACTTTAATCCCTGCAAGTGCCAACGAGAGGGGGAGACGTGTtaggagagaggggagagagagagtgggtgagCCTGGCACCCAGACACCACAATGATGGGTATGTTAGAAACGCACAGATAGACAGAAACAAAATGAGGGGACATGTCCTGGACCCTACTCACACCAGATGCACTTCTCCCCGTAAAACACAGTGAAGGTGTCCGTCGGGTTggccaggcctgggggagggaaagagaagacAGGTCGCTGTGGTGGAGTGGGAGCCAGGCAGCCACTGCCAGCTGCTGCCATGGCAATGCAACAGGGGAGCCGCTGGCTGCCATTTAGGGCCTGGGGGGAAATCTCcagatccccagccctgccccaatcaggcaccatgagtgcagaggacccAGCCACTCAACATCCTTCACCCATGAGACAAGTACCTGCCAAGACAGGGTGCGAGGCTGGGCCCTGGGCTGAGGGAACATGCCTACGCAGGACGCCGCCTTTATCCCCACCACCAACCCTTCATGCATCTCAGCCCATCTACCGCCTAATGGCCAGGGGGCCAAGCTCATCTCTGCAGAGGGGCCGGCCGCCAAGGCACAGCTTAGTCCCTCCCTGCCCGCCCTCCCCTCGCACAGAGCACTCCCACTGGCTCCTCCGCCATCACACCCAGGGAGTCGCACCTTCATCCAGGGCGAAGCCAATGTTGAGAGCCTGGAACTCGGGTCGCTTCACAAACAGCTCCATGCCCTTGAAGCCCCCGATCTCTTCGTCTGCGCTCAGGGGAAGGGCACAGAGTTAGTGGCCGCCAAGCTCTGCTGGGCCCCACGGCTGAGCCAAGCCCTCCCTTTCACCCCAGCTAGTGGCACAGCCAGAGCACCCCATGGCAGACCGGGATCCGTGGCAGCTTCTGGCCAGTCCAACTCCCACAGCAGCCAGCTTGCGACCGATGCAAGGCGGGGGAAAGTAGCTGTTTTCCCCAACGCTGGCATTTCCAGGCCCCAGCTGTCTGCCATCTCATGGGAACTACTCAGCTCATGGCGAGAGTTTAgaaagcgggggtgggggtaatgctGGAGCAGTGGGAGGAAGGGCCACCATCAGTGCTTTGCCAAACGCAGCAGTCATCAGTGGGACTGAACTGGGGTCTGCAATCTCTCCAACCTACCCCAAGTAACAGCTCCCTGCTcgtctccacctccttccccagcgtTCTTACGCTGCCTCGCCAAAGCTCCCCATGAGAGCCTAGAGCCTGGCACAGAGTCACCCACTCCAGCCTGCCTTAAATGCAAGGAAGTCTGCGGAGCAGGGCTGAACAGTGAGTGAGGAGGACACGTCAGGGCCTGGATCCGGACAGTGCtttccaggccaggagctcaacaTGCTTTACTCCCACCCATGAACATGCTCAAGGCTTGATGCGCTTGGTTTCTCCGCGTGTTTCACTCCCAGGAAAGCGCTGGTCAGGGGAGTCCCAAAGCtaaggaagaggcagggcagctcCCATCTCTAGCCCCACCTTCTCACCCCTTCTAGCCAAACTCTAGCAACCAGCTGGCCATGAAGAGCGGCCAGTCACTTACCGGGCACGAATGTCATGTGAATCGTTCGGGGGAAGCGCTTCCCCTCGGCCTTCAGCCTCCGGATGGCCTCGATGTACCTGAACAGGGAGAGACTGGTCAGGATGCTGGATGCGCCAGGTACCTGCAAGAACCTTGAGCTCAGGCAGTGCTCCAGGCCAGGCGTAAGATGCATGGACGGAGCTGCACCCCTAGATTGCAGCCCCTGGTTTTCCCACACCTGATATCAGCCAAAGATTAAGGGGCCTAGTGTGGAGCAGGTAACATATTGGGTGTCCAGGAATGGGGGGCAGGTGTCACGGGGCTTTGGCCACTCCAGCCAGCCAatgcagggagcagagccccccagccctgtgctagtTATATGTCCAGGCAGATACAAGCTGGGACAATATATAAAGACGACGATAAGAGGCATCTGCTGAGCTTTCAGGATCTCCAATGTCTACTGCATCATGCAGCTACTGGCAGGGATTGCCAGACCGGCCCAGCCTACCTAGCCCAGTCACCCGTTTCCAGCTGTGACCAGCAGCTGCACAGCCAGGGGCAAGGCGCCCAGCATGGGACAATTCCAGAACACCTGCCCACTGAGCTCAGGGGAGTTCCTCcagatttatgccagtgtaaccaaGATCAGGATCTGGCCCGAGGGTTCATAGCGAGCATGAGTCAAGAGGGATGGAGCTGTGTGCAGAGGGGGACGTTCAGCTCCATTCGATTGCCCCAGAGAGGCAATGGAGAACTAAGACAAGACAGAGAATGGAGGAGGCCGGCTGCACTCACTGGATGGAGACACACTTCATATCCTGGGCCCCGCGGGCATAGATGTTACCCTGAGAGTCCTTAAAGGCTTCAAAAGGGTCGTGGGTCCAGTGCTCCTGCAGGGAAGAAACCAGCACTGAGTGTCACAGAAGGGTTCCCCATGGGGAGCGGGCGCTGCCGGAGGGCAAGAGCACAGTCCGGCTGGCTCCCAGCATGGCGTCCTGACTTTTTCATGGAGGAGAGGGGCAGGACAAGAAGCTGATCTCCCCGCACCTGATCCCTATCCCCATAAAAGAAAGGGACAGCACCCTGTTTGGGAGATGGAGAGAGGCCTGGTTTGGAGGGATGAAGCATCAAACAGGGCTGATGTGCTAGGTGGCACCTCAGCCATTAGGAGGTagatggtgtgggagggggcaaaagGGATGGGAGTGTGATTTAATGCCAGCCTGACAGTGCTGGAGACCGAAGGGCAAGACAGGCACAGTAtgggcagctgcagggcaggCTTCTCCGACGCACTGCTGCCAACACGCCTCTGTCCAGATCTGAAGGGATAGGAAAGCAATAATGGACAAGACCAACCCCCATGCATGCAACCATGTTAACAGGAAACACCCTGTGCAATTTCAACAAAATAGCGGGGCCTCCTGCAGTGGGGCTTCTCAGGACAAATTGGACTCCAACACATCCATTACAAAGAGCAGGTGCACGTCTAATCGAGTACAGTGAGAGCCTAATGCAGCCCATAGGAAAACAGGACTTCATAGTAAGTAACCCCCAAAATAACAAAAGGTAGCAACTGAAGTTTGTGGTGGTGGATGGTGAGCGCCAGAGATCCCTCCTGGAGAATACAGCCAGACAAGCCAGGGTTCTGATCAAGGGGCAAGCATCAGAACTTTATTGCCACAGTGCAAGAAGCAAACGAGGGAGTCCCGTGCACAATggagacaattttaaaataataaggtGACGGGCTCCAAAGGCAGCACTATCCCAGTGAGCGTCTTTTTCCATCGCAGCAGAGAGGCGAAGGGCTAAATGGGGCCTTGGATCAAACCAGCCTCTCAGCTTGAAAATTAGCACAcagtgggggtgagggaaggggcagcCCCAAATGGAAGCAGAAGGCGTTTTCCCTGGGCAGACCCCACCACGGGCAACAGCAATCCTGACAAAGGCTCACAGTTCCCCTCATTCTACTGTAGGTGGCGCTGTGTTTGCATTAACAAAGGGTGCAGATGCCGCAGGTCCTCAGCAGAGACGGCCCAGGTCTCCCTCCGGCCCAGCAGTGCCCCTGGGCATCCTCCTGAGCTGCTGAGAAACACTCTGCAGAGGGACACTCCCATTTCCCCTCTGGACAAATAACCGCCCCCTGCCCACCCATGGGCAGCAGCCAAATCCCAGctgtgagcccctccccccccacacacagcccctcacctCAAATACCGGTACGACATCCGTGTGCGAGTTCAGCAGGATGGAGCGGAGCTGCGGGTCCGTGCCCTGCCAGGTCATGATGGTGACAACCCGGCCCGGGCACACCTGCGAAGCAAAAGGGAGTCTGTTACAGCGGAAGGGCATGCTCCACCCTGCTGTGGGTCGGGGAAGCTGGGCAGACAGAAGGAGCTGACggagcagcccctgggtggggaggaTGAGGAGGGGCAGCGGGGTTCGCATACAACATGTTGTTGCAAAGGGAGGGGTTGTTTCGCCTGGGAGGGAGCAGATTTCAAAGGACAAGAGACTCCTCTCCCTTCTAGGAGGACAGGAAGGAGGGTCTCAcagacagggcactggactgggaaccaggagacctgggctctattcccagctctgccacagattccctgagtgaccttggtcaagtcgcTGCATCTCCccagtgcctcagctccccacctgTGCTATTGGGATTAcaactccctgcctcagaggGGTGCTGCGAGGAATAAATCCATCGGTAACTGCGAGGCACTCGGATGGCAATGGGGCCCTCCGAGCAACTGGATCGAGAGATCCCAGGCAGGACGCAACCTCCTCCCATAAAGACACCTCAACTACGGAGGGCTCCCAAGCCATATCCAAATGATGCAGCTGGGAGCTTGAAGACCCGGAAGGGGATTTCTTCCTCCTTTCTGAGCTGCCCTGGATCGAGAGAACACAGCGGAGTCACTCGATTAATGGCTGATAAACGGGCACCCAATCAAAAGGAAACACTTCTTCCTACAGGGCAGGGTCAGCGTGTGGGACTCATAGCTGCGGAGGTCAGGGAGGCAAACCCTCACCCTGAGCAAGGATGCCAGAAGCTGCAGATAAGCTGAACCCCAAAAGGGTGACCCAAAAGCAAGGAGCTCCTGGGTTCTTGGTCCACTAGGAACTGCACCAAGACCCCCCATTTCATTTCACTGAAGAGTCACCGGACAGCAACACCCTGGATTGCTGTGCCTGGAATGAGAAGCGCTAGAGAAGGGCAGCGTGTTACCACAGGAGCTGGTGAACAAGCAGGGAACGCTCTGTACCCCCAGAACCATCCAATCCCCCAAGCAAGGGACCTTAAACACTGATCTGGGCCACCCCAGAGAACACTAGACAAAACTGATGAGGGCTATGGAATCTCAGTAAAAAAATCCAACAGCAAATGCCAGTGGCAGGAGGCCTTGAAAGAATATGGGCTCAGCAATCACTAAAAGTATTGAAATCCAGGCACGCACTGCATCTCCGAATGGCTCTGGGGATctagccaacacacacacaaccgaGATCCTGTCTTCAGGGAACTTCCCCACATTTTTCCTAACCCAAGTTTCTGCCGGTCGGGATTCCTGCGCCGACAAGTCGCAGAGAAAGTCGTGTCACCCCAGGCCTCCTCGGAGGAATGTGACCTTGCTAAGTCCCAGTCTAATTACAGCACATACAGTCGGGATGGATCGACTCAAAAACAGACCGAGAACCTGTAATAGCAGATTAATGGGCTGGCCAAGTCTGCAGGGGATTACCGACAGCAAGGGATTTGTACACCAATGGAAACAACCGCTCGCATCGTCACATTTCGCAGGGTCTCTCCTGCtatgaacggggggggggggtgggggggagcaaacAAACAGcgccctggcctggcctggcctcccaATGCAAGGATCATGAATCAAGGGTCTGAGAGGGTAGCCTCTCCTTGCCCAGAGCTCCAGCTAGAGTGCCACGCATGGGAGGGCTCCTCTTCCCAGTCCTACGGGTACCTGCCAATGCAGCACAGTGAATCTCTGGAGTAGGGGCCAGAGGGTGTGCTGGCGGGAGGACTCACGGGCCTAATTATTAATATCGATACTGTTTTATATCTACACTGGCCAGTGCAGGTTGGGACGAAGCACATGGAGTGCACCACGGAGCAGATAAAGGGCCAACTGCTGGTCTCACCAGTGGAAATATGGAGCGACTCCACCGTCTCCAGAC from Emys orbicularis isolate rEmyOrb1 chromosome 7, rEmyOrb1.hap1, whole genome shotgun sequence encodes:
- the ACY1 gene encoding aminoacylase-1, with product MDIMLPEGDSKRTGEKVRGQDPGEHPSVTLFREYLRLKTVQPEPNYDVAVRFLERIAAELGLGCQKVEVCPGRVVTIMTWQGTDPQLRSILLNSHTDVVPVFEEHWTHDPFEAFKDSQGNIYARGAQDMKCVSIQYIEAIRRLKAEGKRFPRTIHMTFVPDEEIGGFKGMELFVKRPEFQALNIGFALDEGLANPTDTFTVFYGEKCIWWIKVKCEGNPGHGSQFIENTAAEKLNRVITSLLQFRESEKQRLKCDEHLTLGDVTSLNMTMLSGGVSFNVVPSELSAGFDIRIPPTVNLQAFEEQLTVWCRAAGEGVTYKFYQKYMDQTATCIEESDPWWKAFSGACRDMHITLKCEIFPASTDSRFIRAAGHPALGFSPMNHTPVLLHDHNEYLNEQVFLRGIEIYACLLSSLASVPPLPAEG